One Nicotiana sylvestris chromosome 12, ASM39365v2, whole genome shotgun sequence genomic window carries:
- the LOC138883259 gene encoding uncharacterized protein has product MESLSINVPLVEAFEQMPGYAKFRKGLVTKKRSMDCKTIKMTHEVSAIVHSMAPKIEDPGAFTIPCTIGSRDFAKALCDLGEGINLMPYSIFKILGIGQPRVTSMRLQMATRTMKRPLGIIDNVLVRVDKFILPTDFVILDYKVDYEVPIILGRPFLATGKALVDVEAGEITFRVGDEKVVFHVCKLIRQSNSTEVCSFMDLVKEMIFDDTSAMINVEDPLEVILLNHDVTEDEGLVEYVNALQGMGSCSYEPYKLSLDLKNRKTPPTKPSIEEPPVLELKPLPPHLRYEFLGPCLTLHVIISSCLTNLQVDSTLEVLQRRKREIGWTLADIQGKSPAFWMHKIILEEDAKPSVEHQRRLNEAMQEVINKEDIKWLDAGVVYPISDSS; this is encoded by the coding sequence atgGAAAGTTTGTCGATCAATGTGCCCTTGGTGGAAGCTtttgagcaaatgccgggatatgcTAAGTTTAGGAAAGGCTTGGTAACTAAAAAGAGATCTATGGATTGTAAGACTATCAAAATGACTCATGAAGTGAGTGCcattgtgcactcgatggctccaaagattgaagatcccggtgcatttaccattccatgtaccattgggagtagggattttgcaaaggccttatgtgatttgggagagggtataaatttgatgccttactccatATTCAAAAttttgggtattggtcaaccgagggttacttcaatgagattgcaaatggccactagaacaatgaagaggccgcttggtattattgataatgttcttgtccgggtggacaagtttattttgcctactgattttgtgATTCTGGACTACAAAGTTGACTATGAGGTGCCGATAATATTGGGAAGGCCTTTCCTCGCAACAGGGAAGGCATTAGTTGATGTAGAGGCAGGAGAgatcaccttccgggtgggtgacgaaaaagttgtcttccatgtgtgcaaattAATAAGGCAGTCGAATAGTACAGAGGTTTGCTCTTTTATGGATCTGGTGAAAGAGATGATATTTGATGACACGAGtgccatgatcaatgtggaggatcctttgGAAGTTATTTTGTTGAATCATGATGTGACCGAAGATGAAGGCTTGGTAGAGTATGTCAATGCCTTGCAAGGAATGGGTTCTTGCTCCTATGAACCCTATAAACTTTCCTTGGATCTTAAGaacagaaagactccaccaacaaagccctcaatcgaggaacctcccgtattggagttgaagcctttgcctccacaccttaggtatgaattcttgggccctTGTTTAACTTTACATGTTAttatttcttcttgccttactaacctGCAGGTAGATTCCACCCTTGAGGTGCTTCAAAGAAGGAAGAGggaaattggatggactttagctgatattcagggGAAAAGCCCTGCCTTTTGGATGCATAAGATTATACTTGAGGAAGATGCCAAACCCTCTgtagaacatcaaaggaggttgaacgaggctatgcaagaggtcATCAACAAGGAGgatatcaagtggctagatgcaggggttgtgtaccccatctcggatAGTTCATAG